CAGATGCGCAGCGATGAGCTGGAGCACGCCAACACCGCGCTGGATGCCGGTGGCGTGCGTTTCCCCGCACCGGTCAAGCTGGGCATGACGCTCTTGTCCAAAGTCATGACCAAAACCACTTACCGCATCTGACCCGAACAATCACAGGGCGATGCGAGTCGCCCTGCCCTCTCAGGCACCCAGCTCGACGATTTCGTAATCGTGGGTGATCTCCACGCCAGCCCTTCCGAGCATGATCGAAGCCGAGCAGTACTTCTCCGCCGACAGCTCTACCGCCCGCTTGACCTGGGCTTCCTTGAGGCCGCGGCCCTTGACCACGAAATGCAGGTGAATCTTGGTGAACACCTTGGGATCCTCGGACGCCCGCTCGGCCTCCAGAAAGGCTTCGCAACTCTCGACCGGCTGGCGGGATTTCTTGAGGATGCTCACCACATCGAAGTTGCTGCAGCCGCCCAGGCCGATCAGCAGCATTTCCATGGGGCGCACGCCCAGATTGCGGCCGCCGTTCTCGGGAGGCCCGTCCATCACCACCGCATGGCCGCTGCCCGACTCGCCGAGAAACAGCGCTTCCCCGGCCCATTGAACGCGAGCTTTCATCGTTGCCGCCCTCCTCTTAAAAGGCCGGCAGCTTATCACAGCGCTGCATTTGCACCGCGAGCCGCAGATGCTGGTAGAGTTCCCGTAAGAACGTGCAACAACTCACAAAAACGGACCGCCGGTAGGTATCACCGTCCATGATGATGCCGTTTTAGTGGCACAATCGCGTTCATGCGGTATGACAGGTTCCCGCTCGATAACAATCAAGAACAAGGTATTCACCCGGGCCGCAGCAGGTCGTACCGGAACTGGACAGCGTCATCTAATCACGCCTGTCACAGGCCCATCTTCACCCATTTGGAATTCCAGGCATGGTCGCTATTACCCTCACGCCAAAGGTCAAGAACTTCGACAAGCTCCTGGCCCATTGCCACCGTCGTCGCTACACGGCCAAGAGCACCATCATCTACGCTGGTGACCGCAGCGAAACCCTGTACTTCATCGTCAAGGGCTCGGTCACCATCCTGATCGAAGATGACGATGGCCGCGAGATGATCATCGCCTACCTCAACCCGGGCGATTTTTTCGGCGAGATGGGGCTGTTCTGCAAGGAAGGCGCCGAAAAGGAGCGCAGCGCCTGGGTACGTGCGAAAACCGAATGTGAAGTGGCCGAGCTGAGCTACACCAAGTTCCGCGAACTGACCCAGCAGGACCCGGACATCATGTTCGCCCTGGGCTCGCAGATGGCCGAGCGCCTGCGCAACACCACCCGCAAGGTCGGCGACCTGGCGTTTCTCGACGTGACCGGGCGCGTGGCGCGCACCCTGCTCGACCTGTGCAAGCAGCCTGATGCGATGACCCACCCGGACGGCATGCAGATCAAGATCACCCGCCAGGAAATCGGCCGTATCGTCGGCTGCTCGCGGGAAATGGTCGGCCGCGTCCTCAAGTCCCTGGAGGAACAGGGCCTGGTGTACGTGAAGGGCAAGACCATGGTGGTCTTCGGCACTCGCTGAACCGCAATGGGGCATCGATCAATGCCCCATTGTTCTTTCAGGCCTTGGCAGCGACCGCCAGGGCTTCGACTTCCTGGCGCTTGATCAGCGCGTAGACCACGCCGGTCACCAGGCTGCCCGCCACGATAGCCAGCAGGTACAGCAGCGCATGGTTGATGGCGTTGGGGATCAGCAATACGAACAGGCCGCCATGCGGCGCCATCAGCTTGCAGCTGAAGTACATCGACAGCGCGCCGGTCAGTGCACCACCGGCGATGCTGGCCGGGATGACCCGCAGTGGATCCTTCGCGGCGAAGGGAATCGCCCCCTCCGAAATGAAGCACAACCCCAGCACCCCGGCAGCCTTGCCGGCCTCACGCTCGGTCTGGCTGAACTTGCGCCGTGCCAGCAGGGTGGCGATGGCCATGCCAATCGGCGGCACCATGCCCGCAGCCATGGTCGCGGCCATCGGCGCATAGCTCTGCGAGGCCAGCAGGCCAACCGAGAAGGCATAAGCGGCCTTGTTGATCGGCCCGCCCAGGTCCACGCACATCATGCCGCCGAGCAGCAGCCCGAGCAGGATCGCGTTGGTGGTGCCCATGTTCTGCAGGAAGGTCTCCAGGGACGCCATGATGCCGGCAACCGGGGTCCCCACCACGTAGATCATCGCCAGGCCGGTGACCAGGCTGGCCAGTAGCGGAATCAGCAGAATCGGCTTGAGCGCTTCGATGCTCTGCGGCAGGCGCAGCCAGCGGTTCAGCCCCAAGGCCAGGTAACCGGCCAGAAAGCCGGCGATGATGCCGCCCAGGAAACCGGTGCCCAGGGCGCTGGCCAGCATGCCACCGATCATCCCCGGCGCAAGCCCGGGGCGGTCGGCGATCGAATAGGCGATATAACCCGCCAGCACCGGGATCATCAGCGCGAACGCGGCATCGCCACCGATCTTCATCAACGCCGCTGGCAGCGTGCCTTCCTGCTTGAAGGCCTCGATGCCGAACACGAACGACAGGGCGATCAGCAACCCCCCCGCCACCACCATCGGCAGCATGAAGGACACCCCGGTCAACAGGTGCTTGTAGGGGCCGCTCCTGGTGGCGGACTTGCCGCTCTCGGCGCTCTGCGCCTGCCC
Above is a genomic segment from Pseudomonas argentinensis containing:
- a CDS encoding PTS fructose-like transporter subunit IIB, with translation MNVLIVTACPNGQVTSVLCSRLLQAAAERLGWSTQVEVHDAKAIGSPLSAAAIEAAELVLVVKTGELDLQRFVGKRVVQSTPSEALADPQQFLRSAAEQAQVLEQAAPVAAAASGKAKLVAITACPTGVAHTFMAAEALQQAAEQLGYDLKVETRGSVGARNLLDEASIAAADVVLLATDIEVETDRFAGKKVYRCGTGIALKQPKQTLQKALAEGVLQQGAGQAQSAESGKSATRSGPYKHLLTGVSFMLPMVVAGGLLIALSFVFGIEAFKQEGTLPAALMKIGGDAAFALMIPVLAGYIAYSIADRPGLAPGMIGGMLASALGTGFLGGIIAGFLAGYLALGLNRWLRLPQSIEALKPILLIPLLASLVTGLAMIYVVGTPVAGIMASLETFLQNMGTTNAILLGLLLGGMMCVDLGGPINKAAYAFSVGLLASQSYAPMAATMAAGMVPPIGMAIATLLARRKFSQTEREAGKAAGVLGLCFISEGAIPFAAKDPLRVIPASIAGGALTGALSMYFSCKLMAPHGGLFVLLIPNAINHALLYLLAIVAGSLVTGVVYALIKRQEVEALAVAAKA
- a CDS encoding OsmC family protein, coding for MKARVQWAGEALFLGESGSGHAVVMDGPPENGGRNLGVRPMEMLLIGLGGCSNFDVVSILKKSRQPVESCEAFLEAERASEDPKVFTKIHLHFVVKGRGLKEAQVKRAVELSAEKYCSASIMLGRAGVEITHDYEIVELGA
- the crp gene encoding cAMP-activated global transcriptional regulator CRP, whose product is MVAITLTPKVKNFDKLLAHCHRRRYTAKSTIIYAGDRSETLYFIVKGSVTILIEDDDGREMIIAYLNPGDFFGEMGLFCKEGAEKERSAWVRAKTECEVAELSYTKFRELTQQDPDIMFALGSQMAERLRNTTRKVGDLAFLDVTGRVARTLLDLCKQPDAMTHPDGMQIKITRQEIGRIVGCSREMVGRVLKSLEEQGLVYVKGKTMVVFGTR